The following proteins are co-located in the Triticum aestivum cultivar Chinese Spring chromosome 1A, IWGSC CS RefSeq v2.1, whole genome shotgun sequence genome:
- the LOC123051991 gene encoding uncharacterized protein: MRCKLHPYANALGVCAPCLRDRLLVLAAERDRAGAGASSGADCSSSSSRGSSPARASPFAAAPVAQQHRRSDACAYTSSRHSHSHRPELLFFSTPQVGPATRAADDEPRESERKKSFHRRRSFLATLFGGGRRGGREEESESKKDSPRRSTSWLSAIARRKRRPDASSSSLPRPVDEEPESPGGSTSSSWWFPSPSPARHHHHPQRRGRPGGSGASGDGISGFAVCLSPLVRPSTGGPRRRCQQPEPSALGESHRRHLSASSAASFGRNTSRKLADMGRFR; the protein is encoded by the coding sequence atGAGGTGCAAGCTCCACCCGTACGCGAACGCGCTGGGCGTCTGCGCGCCCTGCCTCCGCGACCGCCTCCTCGTGCTCGCCGCCGAGCGCGACCGGGCCGGGGCCGGGGCCAGCAGCGGCGCcgactgcagcagcagcagcagccggggCAGCTCGCCTGCGCGCGCGTCGCCCTTCGCCGCCGCTCCGGTGGCGCAGCAGCACCGGCGCTCCGACGCCTGCGCGTACACGTCGTCCCGCCACAGCCACAGCCACCGCCCCGAGCTCCTCTTCTTCAGCACGCCGCAGGTCGgccccgccacccgcgccgccgacGACGAGCCCCGGGAGAGCGAGCGGAAGAAGTCCTTCCACCGGAGGCGGTCCTTCCTGGCAACCCTcttcggcggcgggcggcgcggcggccgggagGAGGAGAGCGAGAGCAAGAAGGACTCGCCCCGGCGGTCCACCTCGTGGCTCTCCGCCATAGCCCGGCGCAAGCGGAGGCCGGACGCGTCATCCTCATCTCTGCCGCGGCCGGTGGACGAGGAGCCGGAGTCCCCAGGAGGCAGCACGAGCAGCAGCTGGTGGTTCCCGTCGCCCTCCCCGGCCAGGCACCATCATCACCCCCAGCGACGCGGCAGGCCGGGCGGATCAGGCGCGAGCGGCGACGGGATCTCGGGGTTCGCGGTGTGCCTGAGCCCGCTGGTCCGCCCCAGCACGGGCGGTCCTCGGCGGCGGTGCCAGCAGCCGGAGCCGTCGGCCCTGGGCGAGAGCCACCGGCGGCACCTGTCGGCCAGCAGCGCGGCGTCCTTCGGGCGCAACACCTCCCGGAAGCTGGCCGACATGGGCAGGTTCCGGTGA